The following proteins are encoded in a genomic region of Pelecanus crispus isolate bPelCri1 chromosome 26, bPelCri1.pri, whole genome shotgun sequence:
- the HOXC13 gene encoding homeobox protein Hox-C13 yields MTAPLGLPPRWPDGLACRCEDPPREKSRMEGLGHCREMMPHAGLAVPAAPPPPPQGAAYAELAAAEPPRQCPSGAASSAALGYGYPFGGGYYGCRLSHSHGVNLQQKPCAYHPGDKYPEAGGPLPGEELPSRAKEFAFYPGFPSSYQAVPGYLDVSVVPGLGGHPEPRHDALLPMEGYQHWALSNGWDGQVYCSKEQSQSAHLWKSPFPDVVPLQPEVSSYRRGRKKRVPYTKIQLKELEKEYAASKFITKEKRRRISATTNLSERQVTIWFQNRRVKEKKVVSKSKTAHLHAT; encoded by the exons ATGACGGCGCCGCTCGGCCTCCCTCCGCGCTGGCCCGACGGCCTCGCCTGCCGCTGCGAGGACCCCCCGCGGGAGAAGAGCCgcatggaggggctggggcactGCCGGGAGATGATGCCCCACGCGGGACTCGccgtgcccgccgccccgccgccgccgccgcagggAGCCGCGTACGCCGAGCTGGCGGCCGCCGAGCCCCCCCGGCAGTGCCCGTCGGGGGCGGCCTCCAGCGCGGCGCTGGGCTACGGGTACCCCTTCGGCGGGGGCTACTACGGCTGCAGGCTGTCCCACTCCCACGGAGTCAACTTGCAGCAGAAACCCTGCGCCTACCACCCCGGGGACAAGTACCCCGAGGCCGGCGGGCCCCTGCCCGGCGAGGAGCTGCCGTCGAGGGCCAAAGAATTCGCCTTTTATCCGGGTTTTCCCAGCTCCTACCAGGCGGTCCCTGGCTATTTGGACGTGTCGGTGGTACCGGGGCTCGGTGGTCACCCGGAACCGAGACACGACGCTTTGCTTCCCATGGAAGGTTACCAACACTGGGCTCTTTCTAATGGCTGGGACGGGCAAGTGTACTGCTCCAAAGAGCAATCGCAGTCCGCACACCTCTGGAAATCACCTTTCCCAG acGTGGTCCCCTTACAACCCGAAGTCAGCAGCTACCGGAGGGGACGGAAAAAAAGGGTCCCTTACACCAAAATCCAGCTGAAGGAGTTGGAAAAGGAGTACGCGGCCAGCAAATTCATCAccaaagagaagaggaggaggatttcGGCCACCACCAACCTGTCCGAGCGGCAAGTGACTATCTGGTTCCAGAACCGGAGGGTCAAGGAGAAGAAGGTGGTGAGCAAATCCAAGACAGCGCATCTCCACGCCACCTGA